AATTCGTGCCGGCAACCACCTGTGTTTCTCCCTTGACCACAGATTCAAAAGCCAAGGCCGTGCTAGCCTCCTTGTTGTGCTCCGTCACCGCAAAATTTGCTATCTCGACCACCTTTGGGTTTTTCGGGTTGTCGATCGGCTTCCATCCGTCGACGATGGTTTCTCTTTTCCAGACGGGAGAGGCTTCGTTGAGCTCAGAAACCAGCAAAATTGCGAGGAATACGCAGAGAAGCGAGCGAGATTTATGTGCCATCATGttcctttcttttcccttGAGCGAGCAAGTGGTAGGTGAATTGAGGGATGGGGTCTGCGGTGGTCGTTATATTTATAGCGGGGTGGCGCGCGGCACGCGGAAAACTGCCTTCATGATTACTACAACGCCGTATCAATGTGAGTAAGTTACAGATTTGCAGTTCATGGGAGTGAAGCAACTTGGACAGATTTTACAAAttcacaataataaaattatgatgatttGTTTCTTAACTAGAGTTGGATGTTTCAATGCAATACCTGATGATTATTGAAATaccataattgaaatttatgagGAAAGATCTATGATCTATTATAGGAATTGGGTTTTTTATGGTAATCACTTAATTTTGACCCATATTTTGGATTATAAGAattccaaattatttaatgcatgatctagtaaATATTTCTATTGGTTCAAAAATCTCATCTATTTTAGACTATATAAATTAACTGTAGGGGACTATCCACCAAATCTTAAGGGGATTTAGCATCATCCAACAAGTATGAGGTTATGCTTTCTCAAATTCGTACGTGATCTTGTTCAACTAATTTGTGATTGTACATAAATAGGGAGGTCTCCCAATGGAAAAAGACATGTTCTTCACTTAATGCTACCACTTTAACTTAAagaaatattgtaatttcatatttagaGTTTTGATTCAATAATAATCTCTTTTTGTGCAGTAAAACGAGCAATAACACTCTCACTTTCACACATATATACGTTTTCATCTTCTAGCatttatttcatcatttttcgcTCCAAGCAGGCCGAACACCTCATTTTTTGGTCGCATCTATACTAATTCTTcctatctaaaaaatttaaattttgaatttgttgctAGGATAATATATggttaattacttaattttttgataaagtGATTCAATCTATTTTATAAGTGCTTTTCACACTCTTTTCATGCTGATAccataaaattacacttaacTCAAAGAGGGGGCTCAACTCATTGGAAGTTAATAAATCAGGCCCATGTGATTTGAACAAATCGTTCCTGAAACGTAATAGTACACCTTTAAAATGgtgtatttttaaatcagatcatgtaatttaaaatcataccATCTGATATAATTTAACGGGCATATACTtgtacatatttaaatttagtatcaATCTGGAGTCTGGATGTAAAGATATCGTATATTCTGATATGAATTTGTGAGATGGCTCATTTTTTGTAACTGACTTTGTAACAATTGGTATAATTTACCATTATAACCGCATTTGTAACGGCCTGTGTTACGaccaatcaaaattaaaattcccacctatttatttattttgatttaaaaaattttagtttgtaacgacttttttaaatttagcatTCATTTCCTGTCTGTTGATAAAAGTTGACCaccttattttttaacaacCTTTCtaatagtttttaaataaattggccgttccaaataattttttttaaaaaaaaactaaaaaatatatatatatttttacaacaTTTCAAcagaaattattttcattaaaaaatatatatattatgtagcCTCGTATTCATCATCGTTAGTCTCGTAGTCCTCAAAGTTGTCTtcatcatcctcttcttcattATCAATTTGACCAGTTTCAGTTTGTGAAGTACGTACAACCTACTGGTATGCAATTGAAAGATcaaccacaaatttataaactgTTTGTGACAGTCAAAGTAGTATGTGCTGCAGATGAAATATCCGTATATAATCCATACAAACAGGGCAAGCCATAACACCAACGGTACACCACCCGGACGCTTTCCCATAAGCAAATAGGTCGTTCACCGTCCACATCAACGCCCCCGCATGATGAATGCGTTGTCCGTGGAATTATCccacaaatttataaactgTTTGTGGCAGTCAAAGTAGTATGTGCTGCAGATGAAATATCCGTATATAATCCATACAAACAGGGCAAGCCATAACACCAACGGTACACCACCCGGACGCTTTCCCATAAGCAAATAGGT
This genomic stretch from Sesamum indicum cultivar Zhongzhi No. 13 linkage group LG16, S_indicum_v1.0, whole genome shotgun sequence harbors:
- the LOC105178523 gene encoding cysteine proteinase inhibitor 1-like; translated protein: MMAHKSRSLLCVFLAILLVSELNEASPVWKRETIVDGWKPIDNPKNPKVVEIANFAVTEHNKEASTALAFESVVKGETQVVAGTNYRLVIAAKDGSAADSKQYRALVWDKPWQKFRKLLSFEEIKG